Within Oncorhynchus nerka isolate Pitt River linkage group LG8, Oner_Uvic_2.0, whole genome shotgun sequence, the genomic segment TTAAATGTTTAAAAGGGACAAACATGTGATGACAGACACAcagtaggagagacagagagaaaggggagagagttggatagcgagagagacagagagagacagagcgagagtaaGAGAGTTTTCTTCAAACAACAGGTGAGGCCATTTGTGATTGTAGATATTTCATTTTTCATACATATTTCATTGTAGAGAAATGTGTATAATATTTATTAGATACTTTATTTATTTCTAGTTTTGAAGGTTCCAGTGTAGAATAATCCACCATGTGTTCTTACTCTCTGGAAATGTTATGTTGAGGTTTTTCACCCCTACCCACTTCCAATACTTCAGAAACCTAACCTAACAATCactgattgttcctgtctctgaacAGGTGATAACCCTCTATGTGGGGAGCATTATCTCCACCTGTCCTGTCAGGTCATATCAGtaaagaaggagaaagacagtTTGTGTTGGTAAAGTGTTGCAACCTTGAAGTGCATTGAATCATATATCCTTTGAATTTCACAGTGATGGAAACGTTGTTGTATCTCACCCTGCTAATCTCAGGtcagtttactgtgtgtgtgtgtcccagcaaACATGCCCACATTGGGCCGATGTGTTCTTGCTAATCGGCTCCATATCACATCCAAGACATTTGCCCAGTGTTGCCCAGCGTGGCCCAGTGTTGCCCAGTGTTGGCAGCTCATATCTGGTGAGGACAGTCTTCACAGTTCCTGAAATAattatatcaaatcaaagttcatttgtcacgtgcgccaaatacaacatgtttagaccttacagtgaaatgcttacaggctctaaccaacagtgcaaaaaaggtattaggtgaaaaataggtaagtaaagaaataaaaacaacagtgaaaAGACAGTgaaatataacagtagagaggctatatacagtagagagggtatatacagtagagaggctatatacagtagagaggctaaatacagtagagaggctatatacagtagagaggttatgtacagtagagaggttatatacagtagagaggctatgtacagtagagaggctatatacagtagagaggttatgtacagtagagaggttatatacagtagagaggctatatacagtagagaggctatatacattagagaggttatatacagtagaggctaaatgcagtagagaggctatatacagtagagaggttatgtacagtagagaggttatatacagtagagaggctatatacagtagagaggttatgtacagtagagaggttatatacagtagagaggctatatacagtagagaggttatgtacagtagagaggttatatacagtagagaggctatatacagtagagaggctatatacattagagaggctatatacagtagatgctatatgcagtagagaggctatatacagtagagaggttatatacagtagagaggttatatacagtagagaggctatatacagtagcgaggttatatacagtagagaggttatttacagtagagaggctatatacagtagagaggctatatacagtagagaggctatatactgtagcgaggctatatacagtagcgaggctataacagtagagaggctatatatagtagcgaggctataacagtagagagtctatatactgtagcgaggctatatacagtagcgaggttatatacagtagaggctatatacagtagagaggctatatacagtagagaggctacatacagtagagaggctatatacagtagagaggctatatacagtagagaggttatatacagtagcgaggctatatacagtagggaggctatatacagtagagaggttatatacagtagagaggttatgtacagtagagaggttatatacagtagagaggctacatacagtagagaggttatgtacagtagagaggttatatacagtagagaggctatatacagtagagaggttatgtacagtagagaggctatatacagtagagaggctatatacagtagagaggctatatacattagagaggctatatacagtagaggctatatgcagtagagaggctatatacagtagagaggttatatacagtagagaggttatatacagtagagaggctatatacagtagcgaggttatttacagtagagaggctatatacagtagagaggctatatacagtagagaggctatatactgtggcgaggctatatacagtagcgaggctataacagtagagagtctatttactgtagcgaggctatatacagtagcgaggttatatatagtagaggctatatacagtagagaggctatttacagtagagaggctacatacagtagagaggctatatacagtagagaggctatatacagtagagaggttatatacagtagcgacgctatatacagtagggaggctatatacagtagcgaggctatatacagtagaggctttatacagtagagaggctatataatgtagagaggctatatacagtagagaggctatatacagaagagaggttatatacagtagagaggctatatacagtagagaggctatatacagtagagaggtaatatatagtagagaagctatatacagtagagaggttatatacagtagagaggctatatacagtagagaggctatatacagtagagaggctatatacagtagcgaggctatatacagtagagagactatatactgtagcgacgctatatacagtagcgaggctataacagtagagaggctatatacagtagcgaagctataactgtagagaggctatataccttagcgaggctatatgcagtagtgaggttatatacagtagaggctatatacagtagagaggctatatacagtagagaggctacatacagtagagaggctatatacagtagagaggctatatacagtagcgaggccatatacagtagggaggctatatacagtagcgaggctatatacagtagcgaggctatatacagtagagaggctatatacagtagggaggctatgtACAGTGGCGAtgttataaaagtagcgaggctatatacagtagcgaggctataacagtagcgaggctatatacagtagcgaggctataacagtagcgaggctatatacagtagcgacgctatatacagtagcgaggctataacagtagagaggctatatacagtagcagggctataacagtagcgaggctatatacagtagcgaggttataacagtagtaaggctataacagtagagaggctatgtacagtagcgaggttataacagtagcgaggctatatacagtagcgaggctatatacaggcaccggtcAGTCGGGCTGAttcaggtagtatgtacatgtagatatggttaaagagACTATGCAAATATAGTACGATttaatcttagccctgtattgatgcttttcctgtttgatggttcgtcgcagggcatagcaggatttcttatcaacttccaggttagagtcccgcatcttgaaagctgcagctctaccctttagctcagtgcgaatgttgcctgtaatccattgcttctggttggggtatgtacgtacagtcactgtggggatgacgtcctcgatgtacttattgatgaagccagtgactgatgtggtgtactcctcaatgccattggaagaatccaagggaacattttccagtctgtgatagcaaaaaaAAGTCCtttagtttagcatctgcttcatctgaccacctttttatagaccgagtcactggtacatcctgcttTAAATTgtgtttgtaagcaggaatcaggagtatagagttgtggttggatttaccaaattgagggcgagggagagctttgtacacgtctctgcgtgtggagtacaggtgatccaGAATTGCTTtccttctggttgcacatttaacatgttgatagaaatgaggtagaaCTGAtttgtttccctgcattaaagtctccggccacaaggagcgccacctctgggtgagtgaTTTCCTGTTAGCTTATTTCCTTAAACAACTGACTGAATGTGGTCTTAATGCCAGCATccttctgtggtggtaaataaacagccactaaaagtatagctgaaaactctctaggcaagtagagtggtctgcaatttatcacaatatactctacttcaggcaagcaaaatctagagacttccttatatttcgtgcaccagctgttctttacaaatatgcacagaccgcccccctcgtcttactggagtgtgctgttctatcttgccggtgcagcgtatatccttctagctgaatatccatatcatcattcagccacgattctgtGAAACATAGGACATTACAggttttgatgtcccgttggtaggatattcgtgatcgtacctcatctaatttattgtccaatggtTGCACGTTGGCGGgcaatattgacggtaacggcagcttttcCGCCTTCTGCGGATCAGTACAAGGCATCCagctctgtgtcctctgtacctgcgtctcttcctcttgcaaataactgggatgttggccttgtcgggtgttcGGAGAATGTCCTGTGTGTTCTGCTTGTTGAAGAAAacatctttgtctaatccgaggtgagtgatcgctgtcctgaaaTCCAGAAGGTATTTTTTGCTGTAAGATActgttgcagaaacattatgtacgaaataagttacaaataacgtgaaAAAAGGTCCTGAGTGTATTGACCACCTCATGGTAATTTATCAGTTGTTTCTCTTATGTACAGGTATTAATGCAATTGCTAAAGTAATGAATCAATTGTAATATTTATGAGCCCTAATTTCTGTAAAGTGTTTTCACATATGGTACTGTTAAAAAGAACTGATCTCAGTTCTGTTTAAAGTGAACTGTGGTAGAAAGAGCAACAGAACTCTGTTCTCTTTGTATTCACTCTGCCCCTGGCTCTGAATGAGGACTCAACTCTTTGCTAGTTCACTTCACCTATTTTGTGGACAGACTCCTTTTGGAAGATAATAGATATAGACATAATTATAATCAGAAGATAATATTAACATGCACTGTACATTTCATTGCTAACAGAAATAATAGCAATAGAATAACTGCAGAATAAATAATGATTTATTTGAAAATAGTACAACCAAGGTAGTCTACCGCCCCTCAACGATCCCTCACCAACCCAACAAATGCACATTGAACACCCACGCAGGACAAGTGTGGTCATGTATGCTGTGTGTTTATGGATGCACCATGCTCTACAAACTGTGTTtatggatgcgtgtgtgtgtgtgtgtgtgtgtgtgtgtgtgtgtgtgttttgcacaccagtgtgtactgtatgttaaCAGATCCATAGATAATATGGTCGGGGTTGAGAAGGTGATGGAGAAAATGTACCTCATGAATCATTTTTCTGTTCACAGGATTCTACACACCTTCCTCATGTCTTCATCAGTATCACTTCATTACCAACGATATGAACTGGACTGATGCCCAGAGTTACTGCAGAGCACATTACACTGACCTGGCCACAGTAGATGACAAGGAGGACCTGAACAGGCTGATTACCAGTGTCAGTAGTTATAATTCCTGGTTATGGATCGGACTGAAGAAGGGAGACTCCATGAAGTGGTCTCTGGCAGACAGACGTTTCTACAGCGAGGGGGAGACTGAGTTCAGAAACTGGGACACAGGGACACCCCAAAATGGTAACTGTGCATTAATGAGTACATCTGGGTTGTGGAACAACACCTCCTGTGATGACCAGCATCACTTCATCTGTTATGATGGTGAGTGTTTACATACTAATGATGAAGCCTGTTCTAAGTGCTGGAGCTGCCATTGAGTTGAAACATAGACTCATGAGAGCTTTAAGTTGTTAATCAGTTATTGATTTGTTATCAAATCAATCAGAACATTTACTATAGATGATCATTAGATGATGTTTTATTGGATATTTGTATCGATTATTACATTTGACTTTTGCAGGAAAACAAGACACCAACCTAACATACGTCTTAATTCAGGAGAACAAGACCTGGATAGATGCTCAGAGTTACTGCAGACAGTATCACACAGACCTGGTCAGTGTGAGGAACCAGACTgagaacacagagatagagaaGAAGATATCACTGAGGGGACTTCCTGTGTGGATCGGTCTGTTTCTAGACTCCTGGAGATGGTCAGACCAGAGTGACTCCTCATTCAGAAACTGGTTGCCAGGACGGCCTTCAACAGATCAGGGATACACCTGCACTCTGATGTCTTCTGATACTTGTTATTATTATGAAGATGGTTATCATGTTTATTATTATGCTCCATGGATAAATGATCCCTGTGGCCTCAACTATCCTTTCAGCTGCTATGGTAAGTTACAACATTCTCCTCCTGGTCTTAATAATATAATGATGACAAGATAATTCTAATTCCCCCATGATTCACTACTGTCATTGTGGGATTGTATTATCTTGTAGGTCCAGCTGTGGAGACCACTGAGAAACCTCAACTGAAGAGACATGTGGTGAGAATAAAGATGACCCCAAAGGATCAAAATCTGAACCTCAGTGATCCTGCTGTTCAGGACGCCATCTTACAAGAGGTGAGTTTCCCCCTGTTCATGAAGAACCACTCAATAATGATGCAAACTCTACAGATCACCTCTATGATCTCCTCATAGAGTCAAAGGTTTGAAGTCAATAATGTCTCTGCAAAGCAGGAAGGATTGGTAGTTGTAGATCTTCAGAATGACCAATACAGAGTGAaatattgtgtgtctgtgtgtctttgtgtttctCCAGATAAGGAACAAGCTGAAGGAGCAGGGGTTACCTACAGACACCAAAGTGACATGGAAAAAGCAGCCTGATGGGAAGGTCTTCCACAAGGAGGAAGAGGGGTCTCCcaagaaagaagaggaggagaagaagatgaagaggatgatgacAAAGAGAGAACTCTAATTATGTCAAATGTTCTaacttctctctttttttcttcttaaatTTAGATTAATTATCTGTACTGGGATGTATTTTCTGAAtctaattcaatgtgttttatTAATTAAATTGTTTAAGTATAAACATCAATAGATGTTTTTCTTGATAATTTTCTTGACTTGGTTGTTTTATTACAGGGTTTGTTCTCAAGACAGACGATTCACACATCATGTCTGTAAATGAGTTATTTGTAGTTATGTTGATATTCAGGGCTGTGAAAGAGTATTTGCCTCCTTTCTAATTTGCTCAACTTTTACAGATTTAAGATGaagaatgttatcagatcttcaatgAAAACAGAATATTAGATGAAGGGAAcatgagtgaacaaataacacaacaattacatacttatttcatttatttcataaacaaagttatgtTACATCCAATGTTCATGTGTTAAATATGAATTGTCCCATTACACTCAATTACTGGTTGTcacacctttagctgcaatgactccaaccaagcGCTTCCTGAAGTTGTTGATCAGCATTTCACGTCGCTGTGGAGCATTTTTGGCCCACACTTCCACCTAGAACTGCTTAAACTCAGCGAGTTTTCATGGATGAACTTTGAAGTCCttccacaacatctcaattgggatcaTTAGGTCTGGACATTGACTGGgtcattccaaaacttca encodes:
- the LOC135572718 gene encoding uncharacterized protein LOC135572718; the encoded protein is METLLYLTLLISGFYTPSSCLHQYHFITNDMNWTDAQSYCRAHYTDLATVDDKEDLNRLITSVSSYNSWLWIGLKKGDSMKWSLADRRFYSEGETEFRNWDTGTPQNGNCALMSTSGLWNNTSCDDQHHFICYDGKQDTNLTYVLIQENKTWIDAQSYCRQYHTDLVSVRNQTENTEIEKKISLRGLPVWIGLFLDSWRWSDQSDSSFRNWLPGRPSTDQGYTCTLMSSDTCYYYEDGYHVYYYAPWINDPCGLNYPFSCYGPAVETTEKPQLKRHVVRIKMTPKDQNLNLSDPAVQDAILQEIRNKLKEQGLPTDTKVTWKKQPDGKVFHKEEEGSPKKEEEEKKMKRMMTKRAPEWGPSLRAPDCAQEWGSSPEAPDWSPSPEAPDCIITGGFVPWIITGGFLTWIISGGFVPWIITGVMETLLYLTLLISGFYTPSSCLHQYHLISNYMNWTDAQSYCRAHYTDLATVDDMEDLNRLMTSVSSYHFWFIDYTLKLRHWIGLKKGDSMKWNWSLADRRFYREGETEFRNWDTGTPQNGNCALMTTAGLWNNTSCDDQHHFICYDGKQDTNLTYVLIQENKTWIDAQSYCRQYHTDLVSVRNQTENTEIEKKISLRGLPVWIGLFLDSWRWSDQSDSSFRNWLSGRPSTDQGYNCTLVHSNPSDYTKWVNQPCGVN